The nucleotide sequence TGACGGACTCTTTAAGGAGGATGACATGACCTTCTTGGCTCAAGCGCCGGATAAAGTCGATATCTTCCATTAGCGGCATCTCGCGATAGCCTCCAAGTTTTATAAATGTATCACGACGCACAAAAACTCCCTGGTCACCATAGGGAAGTTTTAGAACGACAGATCTTAAATTGGCCATCACGGAGATCATTTTCAAGAAAAAAAGAGGGGAGTCGATCCTGAGTCGAAATGCTCCCCCCATGGTAGATGGTGATTGAAGCGCAGACAGGATCGCCTCAAACCCTTGAGATGGGAGAAAAGAATCTGAATGGAGAAAAAGGAAGATGTCTCCCGCCGCCTGTTTCGCCCCTTCATTCATTTGCTCCGCCCGACTGCGAGGAGCGGAACACACAATCCGCCGAGTTCTACTCTTGGAGGCACTGGCCCAATCGCGTAGGACTTTATGGGTTTGATCATCACTCCCCCCATCAATAATGAGGACCTCGGCCATGGAAAATCGCTCAAGATGGGCCAGGAAGAGCGGGAGTATTTTTTCCTCGTTCAAAACCGGGACAATGACAGAGATACTGTTCATTTTGATGTGCTCTATTTCCCAAATTTAGAAAACATGGTCATCAATTCTTCTATTTTCTTTTCTCTTTCCGTCTT is from Candidatus Manganitrophaceae bacterium and encodes:
- a CDS encoding glycosyltransferase, with the translated sequence MNSISVIVPVLNEEKILPLFLAHLERFSMAEVLIIDGGSDDQTHKVLRDWASASKSRTRRIVCSAPRSRAEQMNEGAKQAAGDIFLFLHSDSFLPSQGFEAILSALQSPSTMGGAFRLRIDSPLFFLKMISVMANLRSVVLKLPYGDQGVFVRRDTFIKLGGYREMPLMEDIDFIRRLSQEGHVILLKESVTTSPRRWAHKGYFYTSFRNIVLFVLYYLGVSPLRLAKWYHS